The Desulfonatronovibrio magnus genome has a window encoding:
- a CDS encoding peptide chain release factor 3: protein MNNLDREVYKRRTFGIISHPDAGKTTLSEKLLLFGGAIQMAGSIKAKKAARHARSDWMKVEQERGISVTSSVMKFIYQDYEVNLLDTPGHQDFSEDTYRVLTAVDSALMVIDSVKGVEAQTRKLMQVCRMRATPIMTFINKLDRDGRDPFELLDEIEQTLGIQATPMTWPIGMGKIFQGVYDLRRKELRFFSAADSKGRKPKENTIVNDLADSKLDDLLGPTAADELRQDVELIEGAGYPFDENAYLQGKQTPVFFGSAVNNFGVQELLDTFVLLAPHPRPRQAETREVSPFEEQFSGVVFKIQANMDPAHRDRIAFMRVCSGKFEKGMKVRHHRIGKDIQISNAIIFMAQDRAGVEEAWPGDIIGVHNHGTIKIGDTLTTREELKFTGIPNFAPEFFRRVILKNPLKSKQLEKGLKQLTEEGAIQLFRPLSGNDYILGAVGALQFDVTAARLEAEYGVQAQYEPLNFSTVRWIDSAQKAALKDFRQRYFSSLVQDTEENLAILFASKWRLERTAEEWPDIKFLEVREH from the coding sequence ATGAATAATTTAGACCGTGAAGTGTACAAAAGAAGAACATTCGGGATTATAAGTCACCCAGACGCAGGAAAAACCACCCTGTCTGAAAAACTTCTGCTTTTTGGAGGGGCCATTCAGATGGCCGGATCCATAAAGGCCAAAAAAGCAGCCCGCCATGCCCGTTCCGACTGGATGAAAGTAGAACAGGAAAGAGGAATTTCAGTTACTTCATCTGTCATGAAATTTATTTACCAGGATTATGAAGTTAACCTTTTAGATACACCTGGTCACCAGGATTTTTCAGAAGATACCTACAGAGTGCTTACAGCTGTGGATTCAGCCCTGATGGTTATTGACAGTGTTAAGGGAGTTGAAGCCCAGACCAGAAAGCTTATGCAGGTCTGTCGCATGCGCGCTACCCCCATAATGACTTTTATCAACAAACTTGACCGCGATGGCCGTGACCCTTTTGAACTTTTGGATGAAATTGAGCAGACCCTGGGTATTCAGGCAACACCCATGACCTGGCCCATTGGCATGGGTAAGATCTTTCAGGGAGTCTATGATTTGAGGCGCAAAGAGTTGCGTTTTTTTTCTGCCGCTGACAGTAAAGGTCGAAAGCCCAAAGAAAACACAATCGTTAATGACCTTGCCGACTCCAAACTTGATGATCTTCTTGGTCCGACAGCTGCTGATGAACTGCGCCAGGATGTTGAACTAATAGAGGGAGCAGGCTACCCATTTGATGAGAATGCGTATCTGCAAGGCAAACAGACCCCGGTCTTTTTTGGCAGCGCTGTGAACAACTTTGGTGTTCAGGAACTTCTTGACACTTTTGTTCTGCTGGCACCCCATCCCAGGCCAAGGCAGGCTGAAACCCGTGAAGTTTCTCCCTTTGAAGAGCAGTTTTCAGGTGTGGTTTTTAAGATTCAGGCTAATATGGATCCTGCTCACCGGGACCGTATAGCATTTATGCGGGTCTGTTCAGGCAAGTTTGAAAAAGGGATGAAGGTCCGACACCACAGAATTGGCAAGGATATCCAGATATCCAACGCTATCATCTTCATGGCCCAGGACCGGGCTGGTGTGGAAGAGGCCTGGCCAGGTGATATTATTGGTGTTCACAATCATGGGACAATCAAAATCGGCGACACTCTGACCACAAGAGAAGAATTAAAATTTACAGGAATTCCCAACTTTGCGCCGGAGTTTTTTCGCAGGGTGATCTTAAAAAACCCCCTCAAGTCCAAGCAGTTGGAAAAAGGGCTGAAACAGCTGACAGAAGAAGGGGCAATACAGCTTTTTCGCCCTTTATCAGGTAATGACTATATTCTGGGAGCTGTGGGAGCTCTGCAGTTTGATGTAACAGCGGCTCGACTGGAAGCTGAATATGGTGTTCAGGCCCAGTACGAACCACTGAATTTTTCCACAGTTCGCTGGATTGATTCAGCTCAAAAAGCAGCACTGAAAGACTTCAGACAAAGATATTTTTCTTCACTGGTTCAGGATACTGAAGAAAACCTGGCAATTCTGTTTGCCAGTAAATGGCGACTGGAAAGAACAGCTGAAGAGTGGCCGGATATAAAATTCCTTGAGGTTCGTGAACATTAA
- a CDS encoding RnfABCDGE type electron transport complex subunit C, whose product METVSFKGGLKLPVVHGGGDRPIICVPPGEQVIVPMKQDLGPECEPLVKKKQIVRTGELIGQSSLEHGACIHAPVAGKVTDVTKSFIHFSGKRMSAVVISREGPVNKARRQEQDDFLSTLVTSGMVDFDKDTVPLAVKLDEAKLNHVDSLIVNAMDVEPFFSSRVRVLSERIHDVMAGISAVKDYLNIQQVYIVLDEQHRGHISDNQARLLQDVTLVPLKYKYPQAIDYLLVKAILGKEVLCTIPCRDIMHSQDIDGLVISVDTLASLGSKVVSTERILTIRDLNGDLNENVHVQIGTPIKEILSACSYEVNPEARIIAGGPMMGQIFADAQMPVTKDLQGIFILNKEQLTFNKPKTCIKCGLCVDVCPARLLPFMISGFVEKAQYDQAQRYQLSSCFECGCCSYVCPSNIPLLHWIQFGKFEIFKQRSKL is encoded by the coding sequence ATGGAAACGGTAAGTTTTAAAGGTGGGCTCAAGCTCCCTGTTGTCCATGGGGGCGGAGACAGACCCATTATTTGTGTTCCCCCCGGAGAGCAGGTCATTGTACCCATGAAGCAGGATCTTGGACCTGAGTGTGAACCTCTGGTAAAAAAGAAGCAGATTGTTCGGACTGGTGAACTCATCGGGCAGAGCTCTCTCGAGCATGGAGCATGTATACACGCTCCTGTGGCTGGAAAAGTAACTGATGTTACCAAGTCCTTTATTCATTTTTCCGGCAAACGAATGTCAGCAGTTGTCATTTCCAGGGAAGGGCCGGTGAATAAAGCCAGGAGGCAGGAACAGGATGATTTTCTGTCTACCCTTGTTACATCTGGAATGGTGGATTTTGATAAGGATACAGTCCCCCTGGCAGTCAAGCTTGATGAGGCCAAACTCAATCATGTGGACAGCCTCATAGTCAATGCCATGGATGTGGAACCTTTTTTCTCCAGCAGGGTCAGGGTACTTTCTGAAAGAATACATGATGTTATGGCAGGCATCAGCGCAGTCAAAGACTATTTGAATATTCAGCAGGTTTATATTGTCCTTGATGAGCAGCACAGAGGGCATATTTCCGACAATCAGGCTCGACTGCTGCAGGATGTTACTCTGGTGCCTCTCAAATACAAATATCCTCAAGCCATTGACTATCTGCTGGTAAAGGCCATTCTCGGCAAAGAGGTGCTGTGTACCATTCCCTGTAGAGATATCATGCACAGTCAGGACATAGACGGGCTTGTTATAAGCGTTGATACTCTTGCCTCTCTGGGGTCAAAGGTGGTCTCAACCGAAAGAATACTGACCATCCGTGATCTTAACGGCGACCTGAACGAAAATGTACACGTTCAAATTGGTACACCTATTAAGGAAATCCTCAGTGCCTGTTCATACGAAGTGAATCCTGAGGCAAGGATCATTGCCGGAGGCCCCATGATGGGGCAGATTTTTGCTGACGCGCAAATGCCAGTAACCAAGGATTTGCAGGGCATTTTTATCCTCAATAAGGAGCAGCTGACTTTCAATAAGCCAAAGACCTGTATTAAGTGCGGGTTGTGCGTGGATGTGTGTCCTGCAAGACTTCTTCCGTTCATGATTTCCGGTTTTGTTGAAAAGGCACAATATGATCAGGCCCAGAGATACCAGCTGTCATCATGCTTTGAATGCGGCTGTTGTTCTTATGTCTGTCCATCCAATATTCCTCTTTTGCACTGGATTCAATTCGGCAAATTTGAAATCTTTAAACAAAGGAGCAAGTTGTGA
- a CDS encoding chemotaxis protein CheD, with translation MRKKIHIHIGEYHASKDPTIIHTILGSCVAACLFDPLNKIGGMNHILLPGQADLEKYDVSARYGVNAMELLINRMMNLGASRRSLIAKVFGGAHMISSISKQNGVGEKIVSFVQGFLHNEGIRVVSQDVGGQDSRKIFFLTDTGDVYLKRVQSTYQQKIAEKEALAKNRVKMIADKAGEITFFDQ, from the coding sequence ATGCGAAAGAAAATCCATATCCATATCGGCGAATATCATGCCAGCAAAGATCCGACAATAATTCATACCATACTTGGATCTTGTGTAGCAGCGTGCCTCTTTGATCCCCTGAACAAAATTGGAGGAATGAACCATATTCTTCTGCCCGGCCAGGCAGACCTGGAAAAGTACGATGTATCAGCGAGGTATGGAGTCAATGCCATGGAACTGCTCATCAACAGAATGATGAATCTTGGTGCGTCGAGACGAAGTCTCATTGCCAAGGTTTTTGGCGGTGCTCACATGATATCGAGCATTTCTAAGCAAAATGGAGTAGGAGAAAAGATTGTCAGCTTTGTGCAGGGATTTCTGCACAATGAAGGCATAAGAGTAGTCAGCCAGGATGTAGGGGGGCAGGACTCACGCAAGATTTTTTTTCTCACCGATACAGGTGATGTCTATCTGAAACGCGTCCAGTCCACTTATCAGCAAAAAATCGCTGAGAAGGAAGCTCTTGCCAAGAATCGAGTTAAAATGATTGCTGATAAAGCCGGTGAGATTACATTTTTTGATCAGTAA
- a CDS encoding NifB/NifX family molybdenum-iron cluster-binding protein — protein MVPFSVSDVRRVLVTVHDHDVSPRFDMTLEVLIVEKSDNGLILDQKNLLLSEPSAEELCSIVQSERVQDVICGGIEEEFFQYLTWKKIRVFDNVIGPADVAVEAWRLDELKEDTIFRQ, from the coding sequence ATGGTTCCCTTTTCTGTCTCTGATGTAAGACGGGTACTTGTAACGGTTCATGACCATGATGTTTCACCCCGTTTTGATATGACCCTGGAAGTTCTCATTGTTGAAAAGTCTGATAACGGGCTCATTCTGGATCAGAAGAATCTTCTTCTTTCCGAACCTTCTGCTGAAGAACTATGTTCCATTGTGCAGTCTGAAAGAGTTCAGGATGTAATTTGTGGAGGAATTGAAGAGGAGTTTTTTCAATATCTGACATGGAAAAAGATCAGGGTGTTTGATAACGTCATCGGCCCTGCCGACGTTGCAGTTGAAGCATGGCGACTTGATGAACTCAAGGAAGATACGATATTCAGGCAATAG
- a CDS encoding CBS domain-containing protein, which translates to MSDNKSDPLTVKDLMVGLDEFPAISREALFIEAFHALERANEDFTTGKSKYRTLLVKDDNDRIVGKLSPMDLIQGLEPKYSNIIDPNRLKFKDTFYVITSMKHQKVLWDRPFENLCQTAQNARIKDFLKMPTEGHQVKKEDNIDEALHLFVVGRHDSLFVVERGKLVGLLLFSDVYEHISRKIKDTCEL; encoded by the coding sequence ATGTCTGATAATAAATCTGATCCCTTAACTGTTAAAGATTTAATGGTTGGACTTGATGAATTTCCAGCCATTTCAAGAGAAGCGCTTTTTATCGAGGCTTTCCATGCCCTGGAAAGGGCTAACGAAGATTTTACGACAGGAAAGTCCAAGTATCGAACACTTCTTGTTAAGGATGATAATGACAGGATTGTGGGGAAATTGTCCCCTATGGATCTAATTCAGGGGCTTGAGCCCAAGTACTCCAATATTATTGATCCCAACAGACTCAAGTTCAAGGATACATTTTATGTAATTACTTCCATGAAACATCAGAAAGTTCTGTGGGACAGGCCCTTTGAAAACTTGTGTCAGACTGCTCAAAACGCCAGGATCAAAGATTTCTTAAAGATGCCTACAGAAGGTCACCAGGTTAAGAAGGAAGATAACATTGACGAGGCCCTGCATCTGTTTGTTGTGGGTCGTCATGACTCTCTTTTTGTGGTTGAAAGGGGAAAACTTGTAGGTCTTCTTCTTTTTTCTGATGTTTATGAACATATTTCCAGAAAGATCAAGGACACATGCGAATTATGA
- a CDS encoding SLC13 family permease, which yields MAEVESIRKEASPLVIAVKLAIAIGLGLFVYLLPTPDNLSPEGHRLLALLTTVVILFVTEAIPIGVTALLVGSGLILFNIQTPHDAWAPYASPAVMFVLMIIMFGVVLNEVGLAKRIMYYLLKFAGTKVKRLSLILSIGCTMTASVFHDATVTVIMVFAFVPVFMAMGMKPGQGHRLPMFFMMLIPMAASAGGFATLLGGGRNPLAVEILQVFTEESPKFAEAVSIGFMQYIIIQFPIAILTAIGTWAVLWFAFRPKEKELSGIRLEHPGPMQVKEIGVLIVFIATFALWFMGDLTGWHVSIPAALAIAGFCGPKWISFQTICDKFPWESWIVFGAGVSLGMAMLHSGAGEFLAASLLPLLEGRHEFVVYFGFGFFGSFISSLMSNSAAVALMLPITLPMAEMMDMSPQAVALLAPMTTSFIMLVIGCPPTIIAYSTGYFSQGQFVKYAVPWCLFLLVVCALSVMIYWPIIGFS from the coding sequence ATGGCAGAAGTAGAATCTATTAGAAAAGAAGCCAGCCCGTTGGTTATTGCTGTAAAACTGGCCATTGCCATTGGACTGGGTCTGTTTGTGTATTTACTGCCCACCCCTGACAATCTTTCCCCTGAAGGACATAGACTGCTGGCTTTGTTGACCACTGTGGTCATTTTGTTCGTGACCGAGGCCATCCCTATCGGAGTTACTGCACTTCTGGTGGGTTCTGGACTTATTCTGTTCAACATTCAGACCCCTCATGATGCCTGGGCCCCATACGCCAGTCCGGCGGTTATGTTTGTGCTCATGATCATCATGTTCGGGGTGGTCCTGAATGAAGTCGGCCTGGCCAAGAGGATCATGTATTATCTGCTGAAGTTTGCTGGTACAAAGGTCAAGCGACTGAGCCTGATTCTGTCCATTGGCTGCACCATGACCGCCAGTGTTTTTCACGATGCCACGGTCACGGTTATCATGGTATTTGCCTTTGTTCCGGTGTTCATGGCCATGGGCATGAAGCCAGGTCAGGGGCACAGGCTTCCCATGTTCTTTATGATGCTTATCCCCATGGCTGCTTCAGCAGGAGGTTTTGCCACATTGCTTGGTGGTGGACGTAACCCTCTGGCTGTAGAGATTCTTCAGGTCTTTACCGAGGAATCTCCAAAGTTTGCAGAGGCAGTCTCCATAGGATTCATGCAATACATAATTATTCAGTTCCCCATAGCCATATTAACGGCCATTGGCACCTGGGCAGTACTATGGTTCGCTTTCAGACCCAAGGAAAAGGAGCTTTCCGGGATAAGGCTTGAACATCCCGGTCCTATGCAGGTCAAGGAAATTGGTGTATTGATTGTGTTTATTGCAACATTTGCACTGTGGTTTATGGGCGATCTGACCGGCTGGCATGTTAGCATTCCGGCAGCATTGGCCATAGCAGGATTTTGCGGACCCAAGTGGATATCTTTTCAGACCATTTGTGACAAGTTCCCCTGGGAATCATGGATTGTTTTTGGAGCAGGCGTGTCACTTGGTATGGCCATGCTGCACAGCGGAGCAGGTGAGTTCCTTGCTGCATCCTTGCTGCCACTTCTCGAAGGCAGGCATGAGTTCGTGGTGTATTTCGGGTTCGGATTTTTCGGCTCTTTCATCTCCAGTCTGATGAGCAACTCCGCAGCAGTAGCACTCATGCTGCCCATAACCCTGCCCATGGCTGAGATGATGGACATGTCTCCTCAGGCAGTGGCCCTTCTGGCCCCCATGACTACATCGTTCATCATGCTGGTCATTGGATGTCCTCCAACAATTATTGCTTACAGCACTGGCTATTTTTCACAGGGGCAGTTTGTTAAGTACGCAGTGCCCTGGTGTTTATTCCTGCTGGTGGTCTGCGCTTTAAGTGTGATGATCTATTGGCCCATTATCGGGTTTTCATAA
- a CDS encoding sigma-54-dependent transcriptional regulator, whose protein sequence is MDYSDDLEMYKKIRLLLVDDEERFRSTLVKRLSEKGFDPKDAPGGIEALQMIRNSEFDIVVLDIKMPEMDGIETLGQIKKISPDTEVILLTGHANVESAVEGMRLGAYDYLMKPCELEQLLEKISAAYAVKTQREEKRVSDKVKKDMEHWQKHWYRS, encoded by the coding sequence ATGGATTACTCAGATGATTTGGAAATGTACAAAAAAATAAGACTTTTGCTGGTGGATGACGAAGAAAGATTCAGATCCACTCTGGTCAAAAGACTTTCAGAAAAAGGATTCGATCCCAAGGACGCTCCAGGAGGAATTGAGGCTCTGCAGATGATCAGGAACAGTGAATTTGATATTGTTGTCTTAGATATCAAGATGCCGGAAATGGACGGGATTGAGACTCTGGGGCAAATTAAAAAGATAAGCCCTGATACTGAGGTGATCCTCCTGACTGGTCATGCCAATGTTGAATCAGCTGTAGAAGGCATGAGGCTCGGAGCTTATGATTATCTTATGAAGCCCTGTGAATTGGAACAACTGCTTGAAAAGATCAGCGCTGCTTACGCGGTCAAGACCCAAAGAGAAGAAAAACGAGTCAGTGATAAGGTAAAGAAGGATATGGAGCACTGGCAGAAGCACTGGTACAGATCATGA
- a CDS encoding sigma-54 interaction domain-containing protein codes for MKNSEIKLNSAVVEGLFDSPVQLVRILDEIPVGAALLDGERRILLINRALAALTGYDQFEARGLVCSSIIRSSMCLQQCPLNDCDSREYPFIQSNIINRQRQKIPVRISVSPINGLNGKHAGYFQLVEDLRAQQKSDWKKDHGARFGTLIGTSPQIEKVFSILPMVAQTDSSILITGESGTGKDVVAEAIHLASDRAKEPFVKVNCAALPETLLESELFGHQKGAFTGATENKPGRFRLAHNGTIFLTEVGDLPTGLQSKLLTFLDDKTIFPLGSTRGIKVDVRIIAATLRPLEQMVSDGNFRSDLLFRLNVVRLHLPPLREREGDIRILLEQMLRKLSSQLKKNITDVSQDALQILLDYHYPGNVRELKNILEYAVNVCQGESILTSHLPEYVLEQGMRQKQAARLSVPVSPPVQVDRGDSKSCTWEDMEKKMILEALVAAKGRKSKAADILGWGRSTLWRKLKKLGLE; via the coding sequence ATGAAAAATTCAGAAATCAAATTGAACAGCGCTGTGGTTGAAGGGCTATTTGACTCACCAGTGCAGCTGGTGAGGATACTTGACGAAATTCCTGTTGGAGCCGCCCTGCTGGATGGAGAACGCAGAATACTGCTCATAAACAGGGCTCTGGCTGCCCTGACAGGATATGACCAGTTTGAAGCCAGAGGCCTTGTATGCTCAAGTATTATTCGTAGCAGTATGTGTCTGCAGCAGTGTCCTTTGAATGATTGTGATTCCCGGGAGTATCCATTTATTCAGAGCAATATTATCAACAGGCAGAGGCAGAAGATTCCAGTGAGGATTTCTGTTTCACCCATAAACGGTCTTAACGGAAAGCATGCAGGGTATTTTCAGTTAGTCGAGGATTTGAGAGCTCAGCAGAAATCTGACTGGAAAAAGGATCACGGAGCCAGGTTTGGAACCCTGATTGGCACAAGCCCCCAGATTGAAAAGGTGTTCAGCATATTACCCATGGTAGCTCAAACAGATTCCTCCATCCTGATTACCGGCGAGAGCGGCACAGGCAAGGATGTAGTTGCCGAGGCCATTCATCTTGCATCAGACCGGGCCAAGGAACCATTTGTCAAAGTAAATTGTGCTGCACTGCCTGAAACACTACTTGAATCAGAGCTTTTTGGGCATCAGAAGGGAGCATTCACAGGCGCTACTGAAAATAAACCCGGAAGATTCCGTCTGGCCCACAATGGAACCATATTCCTGACCGAAGTCGGAGATCTGCCCACAGGGCTTCAGAGCAAGCTTTTGACCTTCCTGGATGACAAGACAATATTCCCCCTTGGAAGCACCAGGGGAATCAAGGTTGACGTCAGGATTATCGCTGCTACCCTGCGCCCATTGGAACAAATGGTCTCTGATGGTAACTTTAGAAGCGATTTGCTCTTTCGGCTGAATGTTGTGCGGCTTCATCTTCCCCCCTTGCGGGAGAGAGAAGGAGATATTCGGATTTTGCTCGAACAGATGCTGAGGAAGCTAAGCAGTCAGCTTAAAAAAAACATTACCGATGTATCTCAGGATGCCTTGCAGATTCTTCTGGACTATCATTATCCCGGCAATGTCAGAGAGCTGAAAAATATCTTGGAGTATGCGGTTAATGTCTGTCAGGGGGAATCAATTCTAACCTCTCATCTTCCAGAATATGTACTTGAACAGGGGATGAGGCAAAAGCAGGCCGCCCGCCTTTCAGTTCCTGTTTCTCCTCCCGTGCAGGTGGATCGCGGTGATTCCAAAAGCTGCACATGGGAGGACATGGAAAAAAAGATGATTCTTGAGGCGCTGGTTGCTGCCAAAGGCAGAAAAAGCAAGGCAGCGGATATCCTTGGCTGGGGCAGGAGTACCCTGTGGAGAAAATTAAAAAAGCTGGGACTGGAGTAA
- a CDS encoding RnfABCDGE type electron transport complex subunit D — protein sequence MNTSRMIAAASPHIHSRNSISRMMLNLILALLPVTLVGVYLYQMDAVRLIAITVSSAVAWEVILQKLFQRRVAVMDFSAVASGLMLALLLPPTVPWWMIVLGTFMMIFLGKEIFGGLGCNPFNGVLIAWVALKISYPMAMEDWPFPDRDIFADMPPLDILRYDGMFMVEQFYPLSTLFTGLDVIGPIGETSKLALLVGGAWLVATRTIFWHVPVAMLLGVAAFSGIFWMIDSHEYPSPVFHIFAGGTIFAAFFLATDSSSSPVTKPGMIMYGLLAGILTVTLRMWSQWTEGVYFAVFLISLLTPLLDKMRPSAFGKKKFLRLPSGR from the coding sequence GTGAACACTTCCAGGATGATAGCTGCGGCCAGTCCGCATATTCACAGCAGAAACTCCATTTCCAGGATGATGCTCAACCTGATCCTGGCATTGCTCCCGGTTACGCTTGTTGGAGTCTATCTTTACCAGATGGATGCAGTTCGGCTTATTGCCATCACTGTTTCGTCCGCAGTTGCCTGGGAAGTAATCCTGCAGAAACTTTTCCAGAGACGAGTCGCTGTCATGGATTTCAGCGCAGTAGCCTCCGGGCTGATGCTGGCCCTGCTGCTGCCTCCAACAGTGCCCTGGTGGATGATTGTCCTTGGAACATTTATGATGATCTTTCTGGGCAAGGAAATCTTTGGTGGTCTTGGCTGTAATCCTTTCAATGGAGTGCTGATTGCCTGGGTGGCTCTGAAAATATCCTATCCCATGGCCATGGAAGACTGGCCCTTCCCGGACAGAGATATTTTCGCTGACATGCCTCCATTAGATATTCTGCGTTATGACGGCATGTTCATGGTTGAACAGTTCTACCCATTGAGCACTTTGTTTACGGGTTTAGATGTTATAGGTCCGATAGGGGAAACATCCAAGCTGGCACTTCTTGTTGGAGGAGCCTGGCTTGTGGCCACAAGAACAATCTTCTGGCATGTACCTGTGGCCATGTTACTTGGTGTGGCAGCATTTTCCGGAATATTCTGGATGATTGATTCCCATGAATATCCATCTCCAGTCTTTCATATTTTTGCCGGCGGAACAATTTTTGCCGCCTTCTTTCTGGCAACTGACTCCAGTTCATCACCGGTCACCAAGCCGGGGATGATCATGTACGGACTTCTGGCCGGCATACTTACAGTAACCCTGCGCATGTGGTCTCAATGGACCGAAGGAGTATATTTCGCAGTCTTTTTAATCAGTCTGCTGACTCCTTTGTTAGATAAAATGAGGCCCTCGGCTTTTGGTAAAAAGAAATTTCTAAGGCTGCCTTCCGGCAGATGA
- a CDS encoding DUF2628 domain-containing protein yields the protein MNINQRTRNQEPRTRNQELSRQGSIMKKFRIYEHPQKGLEAVKLGFSWPAFFFGILWMVFKSLWKYAGIWFVLYILMALMESHLKSGDIETGLTATYDIMLMIFYLIVMLIPAFIGNSWVEKKLQNQGYVLLKEVTASNPKQALADLSAQQDQD from the coding sequence GTGAACATTAATCAAAGAACCAGGAACCAGGAACCAAGAACCAGGAACCAGGAACTCTCAAGACAGGGATCAATTATGAAAAAATTCAGAATTTACGAACATCCTCAAAAAGGTCTGGAAGCTGTAAAACTAGGATTTTCCTGGCCAGCCTTTTTCTTCGGCATCCTGTGGATGGTGTTTAAAAGTCTATGGAAATATGCTGGAATATGGTTTGTGCTTTATATTTTAATGGCCTTAATGGAGTCACATCTCAAGTCAGGAGATATTGAAACCGGCCTGACAGCAACATACGATATCATGCTTATGATTTTCTACCTCATTGTTATGCTTATACCTGCATTTATCGGCAACAGCTGGGTGGAAAAAAAGCTTCAGAACCAGGGGTATGTACTTTTAAAGGAAGTTACAGCATCTAATCCCAAGCAGGCTTTGGCAGACCTGTCCGCACAACAGGACCAGGATTAG